The following coding sequences lie in one Arachis stenosperma cultivar V10309 chromosome 5, arast.V10309.gnm1.PFL2, whole genome shotgun sequence genomic window:
- the LOC130982283 gene encoding aspartyl protease family protein 2: protein MGSACYLSFTLFFAFSFITCTNCIEYLKLPLVQKNNPLSLPAQLLSSDTHRLSTLFAALHGRRGSLKSPLVSGASTGSGQYFVDLRIGSPPQSLLLVADTGSDLVWVKCSACRNCSAHPPGSKFLVRHSRTFAPHHCYDSSCRLVPHPVQTQSQTRTCNQSKIHSPCLYSYSYVDGSTTSGLFSKETTTFNTSSGRVTKVKDFSFGCGFRVSGPSVTGASFNGAQGVLGLGRGTISFSSQLGRTFGNRFSYCLLDYTISPPPKSFLTIGASKRDAVSRKLFSYTPLVKNPLSPTFYYIAVEGLFVEGAKLPISPSVWTVDENGNGGTVVDSGTTLTFLAEPAYRQVLAAFRRRVRLPPVEGANLGFDLCVNVTGAGKVKLPKLSFSFSGKSVMSPPARNYFIEAAEGVKCVAIQAVKVGSGFSVIGNLMQQGYLFEFDRDRSRLGFTRHGCTLR from the coding sequence ATGGGGTCAGCTTGTTATCTTTCCTTTACTCTCTTCTTCGCATTCAGTTTCATAACTTGCACCAACTGTATTGAATACCTGAAGTTACCGTTAGTGCAAAAGAACAATCCACTCTCCTTGCCAGCTCAGCTTCTCTCCTCAGACACTCACCGCCTTTCAACCCTCTTCGCGGCCCTCCACGGTCGCCGCGGGTCTCTGAAGTCCCCACTCGTCTCCGGCGCCTCAACCGGGTCGGGTCAATACTTCGTGGATCTCCGAATCGGATCACCGCCGCAGAGCCTCCTCCTGGTGGCGGACACCGGCAGCGACCTAGTGTGGGTGAAATGCTCTGCCTGCAGGAACTGCTCTGCCCATCCACCCGGATCCAAATTTTTGGTCCGACATTCCAGAACCTTCGCCCCTCACCACTGCTACGACTCGTCGTGTCGACTCGTTCCACATCCGGTCCAAACTCAATCTCAAACCCGAACCTGCAACCAGTCCAAGATCCACTCCCCTTGTCTGTACTCCTACTCCTACGTCGACGGTTCCACCACAAGCGGGTTGTTCTCGAAGGAAACGACGACGTTTAACACAAGCTCGGGAAGAGTAACCAAAGTAAAAGACTTCTCCTTCGGTTGCGGGTTTCGCGTTTCTGGTCCCAGCGTTACAGGCGCGAGTTTCAACGGTGCCCAAGGTGTTCTGGGTTTAGGACGCGGAACGATATCGTTTAGCTCCCAACTCGGTAGAACATTCGGGAACAGATTCTCATACTGTCTTCTTGACTACACCATATCCCCGCCTCCAAAGAGTTTCTTAACCATTGGTGCTTCCAAAAGAGACGCCGTATCACGGAAACTGTTCAGTTATACGCCGTTAGTTAAAAACCCTCTTTCGCCCACGTTTTACTACATTGCCGTTGAGGGCTTGTTTGTTGAGGGGGCAAAATTACCGATTAGCCCTTCGGTTTGGACCGTTGACGAGAATGGGAACGGCGGCACTGTCGTGGACTCCGGCACGACGCTTACGTTCCTGGCGGAGCCAGCGTACCGGCAAGTTCTGGCAGCCTTCCGGCGGCGCGTGAGGTTGCCACCGGTGGAAGGAGCGAACCTAGGGTTTGATCTGTGTGTGAATGTCACTGGCGCAGGGAAGGTGAAGCTGCCGAAGCTGAGCTTTTCTTTCTCCGGGAAGTCGGTAATGTCGCCGCCGGCGAGAAACTATTTCATCGAGGCTGCGGAGGGAGTGAAGTGTGTGGCAATTCAAGCGGTGAAAGTTGGTTCAGGTTTTTCCGTGATTGGGAATCTGATGCAGCAAGGTTACTTGTTTGAGTTCGATAGGGACAGATCGCGGCTCGGGTTTACGCGTCATGGTTGCACTCTTcgctga